The following DNA comes from Blattabacterium cuenoti.
ATGATGCAGTAACTACATTTATAATCACATCCATCCTGTATTTTTAAAAAAGATCGTGTTCTATCTCCAACGGAAAACGATGGAAAAAAAGTATTTTTTTTGGACGTATTGTAAAAAATATTTGCATCATATTTTTTTTTTACTTTTCCCAAATAATCTATAATTTTAAATTTTTCTTCATAACCTAAAACTAAATCAACTCCAGTAATAGAAGAAACTTCTTTAGGATTCCATTGAGCATAACATCCTATTGCTATAATAAAAGCTTTGGAATTTTTTCTTATAGCAGAACGTACAATGTATTTAAATTCAATTTCTGCATTTCTTGTAACAGAACAACTATTGATGACATAAATATCGGCAAAACTATTGAAAGGGACATGTTGATAATATAAATTAGAAAATTTTCTTGCTATAGTGGATGTTTCTGCATAATTCAGTTTACACCCCATAGTATAAAATGCTATTTTTTTTTTCAACATTTTTTTGAATATGAATCAGTAAGTATCAAGTAACTACTATCATTATTTACGTATCGTCCTATCCCATATGATCCACTTTTATTTATTATAATAATCTACAATTCCACGATGAGTCGCCTTCATTGCTTTTTTTCCTTTAGTCCAATTAGCGGGACATACTTCCCCACTTTTTTCATAATATTGAAGAGCATCTATCATACGAATAGCTTCATGGACATTTCTACCTAAAGGGAAGTCGTTAATTAAAAGATGTCGTATAATTCCTTTTTTATCTATTAAAAATAAACCTCTGTAAGCAATAAGTTCCCTAGGTTCCGTAGAAGATTGACCCCCTTCCTCATAAGGAGGATTGCAAATCCAATTACCAGATAAAACTCCATAATTATGAGAAATAGTTTTATTAATATCAGAAACAATAGGAAAAGTGACCCCATCTATTCCACCTTTTTCTTTTGGCATCTGTAACCAAGCCCAATGAGATTGTTCTGTATCCGTAGATACAGCAATGATTTGTACATTTCTCATTTCAAAAGACTTTATGTTTTCTTGAAATGCATAAATTTCTGTGGGACATACAAAAGTAAAATCTTTGGGATAGAAGAAAAGTAAAACATACTTACTTCCATGAAATTGTTCTAAAGTAAAATTTTGTACAATATCTTTCCCATTTATAACCGCACTAGCCGTAAAATTATGGGCTTTTCTTGAAATTAAGGTATTCATTTTTTTCTAGTTTTATTTATTACACAACGTAATTTACCAAAAAAATTTTTACTAAAAAAAGAAAAAAGAATCACACATATCTATGTAATTTTTTAGAAAGTTTATTTTTTATATTTGTTAAATACATGATTCTTTTTAGAAAATATTTTCTGTCATTATTTTTTGTTGTTTTATGATGTTGTATTTCTTTTTTTATCAATTTAGAAATATACAAATATTTATATTTCAATAAAATATCTATAACATATTGATCTATATGATCCTCTTTAGAGGGAACTTGTATTCCTTTTTTATCCCATTTGGATAATGAATAAGATTTTTGATTCTTTCTATTATCCAAAAACTTGAATGTTTTTTCTTTTTGTGAAAAAATTTGATCAAAAATTTCTTGGTTATCTTTCAAAAAAGAACGTAATTTATAGGCTTTAAAAACATGCAATATTTCTTCTTTTACCGTTCTATTATATTTTGTTATTATTTTACTTCCATAATTCAAAATCAATCGAATCAATTCTTCTTCCAAAAAAGGAAAATCATCTTTTTTTTCATAAAAAAACGTTTTATGTTCCTGAACCGTGCTTATCGTCCTTAGTTTTTTTTTTTTATTTATTTTTTCTAATTCATCCATTAAAACTTCTTGACGAATCCTTAATACTTTGGAAGCTTCTTGCAAATATAATTCCTTTTGAATAACATGGGATATTTTCGAAATACTATTCAAAATATTTAAAACAAAAAATGATTTTTTAATGGGATCATCTTGATGAAATTTTTCATATATTTTTTGTTTAAAAGAAATAAAATTATAACTATTTTTTGATAAAAAATCTTTTAGTTGGGAAATAGAATATTTTTTAGATATAGAATCTGGATCTTCTCCATTAGAAATGAATAAAATTCGTAAATTCATTGTTTGTTCCAATATCATATTAATTCCTCTTAAAGAAGCTTTAATTCCAGAACGATCTCCATCATAAAAAAGAATAATATTTTTTGTAAATTTTTTAATCAATAAAATTTGATCTACGGTTAGTGAAATTCCAGAAGAAGAAACCACATTTTTTATTCCAGATTGATATAAAGAAATTACATCTGTATATCCTTCTACTAAATAACAAAGATCTTCTTTGATAATGTTTTTTTTAGTTTGGAACAATCCATATAAAATTTTACTTTTTTGAAAAATCTCACTTTCTGATGAATTAATATACTTGGTTGTTGAAGAAATAGAATCAATATTTCTTCCACCGAACCCTATAA
Coding sequences within:
- a CDS encoding peroxiredoxin, coding for MNTLISRKAHNFTASAVINGKDIVQNFTLEQFHGSKYVLLFFYPKDFTFVCPTEIYAFQENIKSFEMRNVQIIAVSTDTEQSHWAWLQMPKEKGGIDGVTFPIVSDINKTISHNYGVLSGNWICNPPYEEGGQSSTEPRELIAYRGLFLIDKKGIIRHLLINDFPLGRNVHEAIRMIDALQYYEKSGEVCPANWTKGKKAMKATHRGIVDYYNK
- the dnaG gene encoding DNA primase; translation: MISKKTIQKILSSSCIENVIGDFVELKKSGINYRGLSPFSNEKTPSLVVSPTKKIWKDFSSGKGGNIITFLMEHEHFTYVESLRYLAKRYGINIDQKFLNRIDHKKYEKLYSIQDYAKHFFINQLSFTKEGKENGLNYLIQKRGLHMKIIQKFELGYAPIYWSSFTDHALKKGFKIWDIKKSGLSIVKKYNHFDCFRKRVMFPIHHSISGRVIGFGGRNIDSISSTTKYINSSESEIFQKSKILYGLFQTKKNIIKEDLCYLVEGYTDVISLYQSGIKNVVSSSGISLTVDQILLIKKFTKNIILFYDGDRSGIKASLRGINMILEQTMNLRILFISNGEDPDSISKKYSISQLKDFLSKNSYNFISFKQKIYEKFHQDDPIKKSFFVLNILNSISKISHVIQKELYLQEASKVLRIRQEVLMDELEKINKKKKLRTISTVQEHKTFFYEKKDDFPFLEEELIRLILNYGSKIITKYNRTVKEEILHVFKAYKLRSFLKDNQEIFDQIFSQKEKTFKFLDNRKNQKSYSLSKWDKKGIQVPSKEDHIDQYVIDILLKYKYLYISKLIKKEIQHHKTTKNNDRKYFLKRIMYLTNIKNKLSKKLHRYV